The genomic DNA TCATCGGTTCGATACCAAAGCGACGCGACCAGTACTGGATCTCATGGTCCAATTCGTGGAGTGGTCGATTGCGGTGATGCCGCTGAGCCAGTACGACGTTTTCATAAATGTTCATGTTTTCGACCCACGCCTTGCCATCGAAGACGCGTCCGATTTCGCTGCGCATTCGATCATGCAAGACATAATTTTCGCCCGACCAATCGTTGCCATCGTAGAGTACACGTCCGTCCTGAGGCATTCGAAGGCCTTGCAACATCGACGTGAACGCGCGCGATTCCATCGAAGGTGGTAAGCCGATGGTGACCAAATCGTTCTCGCAGATTGTCAAATTTGCATTGCGGAGCGTCAACGACTGACGCGTCAAATCGCGAAACGTAAGGTTCTCCAAAACCAAGACCTTGCGACGCGGTTTGGCATCCGCGGAGACGATGGTGCGTGTTGCGTGTTTACTCATCGATCGGGCTCAGAGGATTTTAAAGACCAAGATGCGTCCATAGATCAAGATCGACATGATCGCCGAGACACCAAAC from Rosistilla carotiformis includes the following:
- a CDS encoding P-loop NTPase family protein yields the protein MSKHATRTIVSADAKPRRKVLVLENLTFRDLTRQSLTLRNANLTICENDLVTIGLPPSMESRAFTSMLQGLRMPQDGRVLYDGNDWSGENYVLHDRMRSEIGRVFDGKAWVENMNIYENVVLAQRHHRNRPLHELDHEIQYWSRRFGIEPMNSQRPAFVGKTFLRICEWIRALIGSPRLLLLEHPMRSVPSSRFESLIQAVVSAIEAGAAALWIAPESDLPRDQFPPSTRHFCVREFQLSPVG